The genomic interval ATGGTCGTATTGTACGATAAACTGTACCAGTCGGTCGGTTTTGATGAGGTCATGGCCAAAAATTATCTGAAGTCCCTGGTGGAAGAAATTGTCGCCAACTTCCCCGATCGAACCAAAGTGAAAGTCGTAACCCACATTGCTGATTTTGTTTTGAACGCCAGAAAACTGCAACCCCTTGGAATCATCATCAACGAGCTTCTGACCAACATCATGAAGTATGCCTTCACTGACAGAAGCGATGGATCGATCATGGTATCCGCTGAAGCGAAGGACAATCGCGTGATTCTTGCCATTTCGGACAACGGCATCGGAATGCCGGAAACGGTTGATTTTGAAAATTCAGCCGGGTTTGGTCTGAAATTGGTAAGAATGCTCACCAAGCAGATAGATGGGACGATACGAATCGAACATGGAAATGGAACCCGGATTATTCTGGAATTCGAAAAATGAAAACAGGATTCAGCGGCCAGGCTGGCACGATGCCTGGCTGAGCCTCCCCATCATTTGCTTTCCAGCTGCAGGTCGGCTTCGCTGGCGCGCAGCCAGGTCTGCGAGCGCCCGATCTTGAAGATGATGCGGATATAGCCGAATATGCGCATGCTTTTGCCGTCGGCGGCCGGGGTCAGTTCACAGTGGTATATCTTCCCGTTATCCGGGTCCAGGACGCTGCCGTCCACCCAGCGATCGCCGTCGGGCGTGAAGCCCCAGAGGAACACCATGCCGAGGCTGGGCTTGCCCTTGAACGGCGGCGGGCATTTTGTGCAGGGGTCGGTCAGGCTTTCGCCCGGCCGCAGAAAAACCTTCTCGATGCGGCCCTTGAGCCGGCCGCCTTCCTCCCAGATGCGGACAATGGAACGGGACTGGTGGGTCTTTTCATCCACCGTTTTCCACAGGCCCAGCGCGGAAGCCGCCGGCATGGCCACGACCATTCCCAGCCAGACCCATCCCAAAGTCATATAAACCATCCAGTTGCGTTTCATGGCTGATGACTCCTTTGCCGGCGGTCTTTTAGTGCTCGCGCCGGTACGTGATATTGATAATTTCATCGCGTAATTTTGCCGCGGCCATGGCCGGATCGGCGGCATGGGCGATGCTGCGCGATACCGGGAGCAGCATGCCCTTGCCGTCGGCGCGCAGGCCGGCATGAAGGGCCGCTTCCAGGTCGCCGCCCTGGGCGCCCACGCCGG from Candidatus Aminicenantes bacterium carries:
- a CDS encoding DUF2147 domain-containing protein: MKRNWMVYMTLGWVWLGMVVAMPAASALGLWKTVDEKTHQSRSIVRIWEEGGRLKGRIEKVFLRPGESLTDPCTKCPPPFKGKPSLGMVFLWGFTPDGDRWVDGSVLDPDNGKIYHCELTPAADGKSMRIFGYIRIIFKIGRSQTWLRASEADLQLESK